CGACCGGCGGAGGGAATCGCCCATAGGAGAAGCACGCAGGAAATCCCCCTCCACGCGACGCGCAGCGGACGGTAGGACATGACGGACTCCTTCGACATGCGTAATCGTGGGACGGGAGGAGGGATTCTGGAAGCAGCCCGGCAGGTTGTCAAACGAGGATGCGGACGCCACAAGTGGGCTTTGAGTACGAGCTTGATAGAATGCGGTGGCTGTTTGCATGACGCACGCCTGTGATGGGCCCTGGATGTTCCCATGACGAGAATCGAGCAGCTCCAGAAGACGGGAATTCGTCGCCTCGGAACGAAGGAGCGCGGGTTCCATTACAAAGGTCCCGCGGATGCCGCGGTCTCGGCGGCGGATCGGAATCGCATCCACCAGCTCAAGATCCCGCCCGCCTGGAACGACGTTTGGATCAACTCGGCCGCCGGAGGGACGGTCCAGGCGATGGGCCGGGACGCCGCCGGCCGCCTGCAGTATCTGTACCACGCCGATCACCTGCGCCGCAGGGAAGCCAGGAAGTTCAGGCGCCTGATCCTATTCGCCCAGGCGCTCCCCAAGATGCGCGGCGCGGTCGCCGCGCACCTCCGGCGGCCGGGCCTGGGAAAAGAGACGGTGATGGCCTCGATTCTGAGGATTCTCTCGACCTGTTTCCTGCGGCCCGGGAGCCAGGTCTATGCCAGCGAGAACGGGAGCTTCGGCCTGGCGACGCTGCGGCGCAGACACGTGCGGGTCCAAGGGAACGTCGTGGAGTTCGACTTCACCGGAAAGTCGGGAGTGCAGCAGCAAAGCCGCCTCAAGGACCGCCGCGTCGCCCGGATCGTCCGCGGCCTGCTGAGACATCCCTCCCGCGATGTCTTCAAGTTTCAAAACGGCGACGGCGAGTTCGTCAACGTCACGCGCCACCACATCAACGAGTACATTCGAGAAGTCATGGGCGAGAGCTTCAGCGCCAAGGATTTCCGCACCTGGGCGGGGACGCTCGTCTGCGCCTGCGCCCTCGCGAAGTTTGGCGCCGAGAACGCCGAGACCGGCGCGGCGCGCAAGCGTAAGGTAGTCGCGGCGATCCAGGAGACGGCGGACATCCTCGGGAACACGCCGGCGGTCTGCCGCAGCTCCTACATCTGCCCCGAGATCCTGCAGGGCTTCGAGAAGGGAAGAGTCATCCGCCGCTTCTTCAAGAGTCCCGAGGAATTGATTTCCTATCGCGGCCGAAGCCTGCACGTCGCCGAGAAGTCGCTTCTGGCTTTCATGAAACGCAGCTCCGCCGATTAGAGAATCGGGATGACGCGCCGGCTCCCGTCGATTCTCGTGCTTGCCGCCGTTCTCGCCCAGGGCGGGTGCGCCATCCTGCCGCACTTCGCGGGCCAGCGAAACCAATATCAGTTCCAGCCCCCCTTTCCCGTCGAGGACCCCCAGTTCCGCCGATCGCTCGACAACATCGGCGGCGTCATCGTGGGCGGCAACTCCGCCGTGCTGCTCGAGAACGGCGACGGGTTCTTTCCCGCCATGCTCAAGGACATCCGGGAGGCCAAGGTCTCGGTCAATCTCGAGGCCTTCATCTACAAGCCGGACGAAGTCGGAAGGCAGTTCGCCGACGCGATGATCGAGGCGTCCCGCCGAGGAGTCGAAGTGCGTCTCATGGTCGACGCTCAGGGCTCGAAGCTGGGGAGCCTCCGGAAAGAGCTCGAGGCCGCAGGCGTCATCTGCAGGGATTACCGGCCGGCCAGCCG
This sequence is a window from Candidatus Polarisedimenticolia bacterium. Protein-coding genes within it:
- a CDS encoding DNA topoisomerase IB, with the translated sequence MTRIEQLQKTGIRRLGTKERGFHYKGPADAAVSAADRNRIHQLKIPPAWNDVWINSAAGGTVQAMGRDAAGRLQYLYHADHLRRREARKFRRLILFAQALPKMRGAVAAHLRRPGLGKETVMASILRILSTCFLRPGSQVYASENGSFGLATLRRRHVRVQGNVVEFDFTGKSGVQQQSRLKDRRVARIVRGLLRHPSRDVFKFQNGDGEFVNVTRHHINEYIREVMGESFSAKDFRTWAGTLVCACALAKFGAENAETGAARKRKVVAAIQETADILGNTPAVCRSSYICPEILQGFEKGRVIRRFFKSPEELISYRGRSLHVAEKSLLAFMKRSSAD